Genomic DNA from Alicyclobacillus fastidiosus:
AGACCGGGTACTACTTCAGGATGGTGGATTTCACGGCGAGATCGACCATACGGGACGTGTAAAGCCCGACGCCGACCGGGGCCTCATCCTCGCGGCCCGCATCCTCTGGACATTTTCGCGCGCCGTGGCCAGCGGCTTCGAGGCGACGGCGGAAAATCGAGCACAAGCGGACAAGTCGTATGCGTTTCTCGTGGAACATTTTTGGGACGAAGAATATCTCGGCTTTTACTGGATGCTAAACGCCAAGCACGAACCCGTGAACGATCGCAAGCACATCTATGCACAATCGTTTGCCATTTACGCGCTGTCCGAGTATTACGCCGCGACAGGCAAGCTTGACGCGCTAGTACGCGCGCAGCTCACGCACCAACTGATTGAACGCTATGCGCGAGACATCGTATCAGGTGGCTATCTGGAGTCGTTCACAAGAGCGTGGACCAGCGATGATGATTTGCGCCTAAGTGAAGTGGACTTAGCCGAAGCCAAATCGATGAACACACATCTGCACATTCTCGAAGCCTATACACGCCTCTATCAGGTGTGGCCTAACGAAGAACTCAGCGGGCGACTCATCCACCTTCTCGACGTTTGCAAAAACCACATTCTCGACCAGGAGACGTACCACTATCACCTGTTCTTCGATCAAAGCTGGACGGTGAAGAGCGATCTCATCTCCTACGGACACGACATAGAAGGCTCTTGGTTGATGCTTGAGGCTGCAGAGGCACTCGGCCACCCGGACTTGATCGACACGTTTGCGGAGATTGCCGTAAACATGGTAGACGTGACGCTGGCACAGGGCCTAGATGCGGACGGCGGGCTGATGAATGAAGGGCACGGCACACAAGTGGTCGATAGCGACAAACACTGGTGGCCGCAAGCAGAAGCCCTAGTCGGATGCATCAACGCGTATCAGATCACAGGCGCAAAGCGCTACCTATCTGCGGCACAGTCCATCTGGTCGTTTATCGTGGAGAAGATGATCGACAGGACTCTAGGAGAGTGGTTCTGGAAGGTCAATCGAGCTGGCGTGCCTGATGCAGAAAAGCCGATCGTCGAACCGTGGAAGTGCCCGTACCACAACACTCGGGCGATGATCGAGGGCTGGCAGCGGCTCGATTGCACTTCAAGGGACATGGTTTAGAGAAACCAAATGTTAAATATCGCCACACCGCACAGCGCCGACACGAAAAAAGCCACCCAGTCGAAATGGCGCTTATAACTGGTCCAGGCGATTCCCATGACAGCGAGTGCAACGAGCACAATGGTGCCAAGGGCGGTGTGTACGTTCATCAGCGACGTGACGAAAAAAGCGGCCGCATTCATCAATAGACCAGCGAACAAGCCGACCACAACTCCGCCGGCGCATGTAAGTGTCCTTCGCACTGCATATACCTCCATCAACTACAGATTATCGCAGGAGGCTGAAATACACCTCAAAAAACAACCCGAGACGGGGCGCCGATATGCTACGCGTCGCCCCGCCTGTCGATGTCATCCCGAAGTGCCGAGCGCTCGTCGACGTCAGAGCGCGGAATCAGCGGCGAGATCGCGTCCGTGTAATGGACGTGTAATCGATGCAGCGCTCTCGTACAGCCGACGTACAGAAGCTTCGCGGACAGTGAGGACGTGTCGTAGTGTTGGTCGTCCACGTCAACCAGCAGTACGGAATCGAATTCGAGCCCTTTGGCGAGATAGATGGGAACGACCGAAATCCCGCCATGGTACTCGCTTTGCTGGGCGTCGATCAAATGCGCATCCAATCCCGCTTCCAGACACGCGTGGTGGTAGACGTGAGCATCTTCCTCCGTGCGCGTCAATAGCGCTACAGTACTCGCTTCGCGGTACAAAGCGCAGAGTTTGTCGACAGCTTGGTCGAGCCTCGCCCGCCACTCGACTTGCTCCACGACCACGTCTTCGCCGCTGCGAAATACCGGCTTCGCCTCGCGGAACTGCCGAAATGGGCGGATGATTTCGTTGGCGAATTCGATGATTTCAAACGTCGACCGATAGCTGACGTCCAGTTGGTAATACGCGACCTGCCTCTCGGGAAATTGCGACATAAAGGCGTCCCAACTGGTGATTCCCTGATATGTGTGGATACTCTGAGACAAATCTCCCAAAATCGTCATCGAACCGCTCGGACAATAGTTTCGTAACAGCGCGATCTGGAACGGAGAGAAGTCCTGTGCTTCGTCGATCACGACGTGATCGAACCGGTCTCTCGGATCCACGCCGTGCAATCTCCAATGTATGTACAGCATCGGCGCGAGGTCCTCCGTCTGCACCTCGCAGCGCGCCCCCCGCTTTTTCGGCGGATGAATACTCGCGGCATCAAAGCCGGGCTGGCTTTCTAAGAAGGTGCGGTACAGCGCGAGCGGCGTAAAATCTGGCCAGAGGTTTTCGTACGCGCGATACTTCGCCGTGGCCGCGCGCTTTTGGGCCTTTTTGTCGAGTCCCGAGGTCGACTCCTTGAGCGCGATCTCCATCCACCGCTTGACCCGCGCAAGTACGCGCGAACGGCGTTGATACAGGGGATAATGGCCATATTCGTCGCGAAACCACGCGACAATGTCGCGTGACGACAGCGTATGTCCCGCAAACGGGCTAAAGTCCGCTTCCGGAATGCAGGTCTTTTCAAATTCTTTCAAAAACGCCTCCAAAGCATCTCGACAAGCAAGTGTACCTTTTGCCTCCACGTCGCGGTATTCCGCGCGTCGAGCTCCAGCGACCTTCAATCCAAACCAGTCGCGCAGGCGATGGCTCGGATCACAAAGGCCCACTTCGTAGTCGAGCGTCCGCAAGGCCCAGTCGGCGAATGTCGTCTGTTGAATACCACCCACGCCGAGCTCTGGCAGCACTTCCGAGATATAGTCGACGAACATCGCATTCGGTGCGAAAATCGCCATCCTATCGGGCGACATTCGCTCCTGGTGCTGGTATAACAAATAGGCTAACCGATGAAGGGCGACC
This window encodes:
- a CDS encoding AGE family epimerase/isomerase, producing MQTDTSERNVRQELFDEGRRILHFWRDRVLLQDGGFHGEIDHTGRVKPDADRGLILAARILWTFSRAVASGFEATAENRAQADKSYAFLVEHFWDEEYLGFYWMLNAKHEPVNDRKHIYAQSFAIYALSEYYAATGKLDALVRAQLTHQLIERYARDIVSGGYLESFTRAWTSDDDLRLSEVDLAEAKSMNTHLHILEAYTRLYQVWPNEELSGRLIHLLDVCKNHILDQETYHYHLFFDQSWTVKSDLISYGHDIEGSWLMLEAAEALGHPDLIDTFAEIAVNMVDVTLAQGLDADGGLMNEGHGTQVVDSDKHWWPQAEALVGCINAYQITGAKRYLSAAQSIWSFIVEKMIDRTLGEWFWKVNRAGVPDAEKPIVEPWKCPYHNTRAMIEGWQRLDCTSRDMV
- a CDS encoding AAA family ATPase, which gives rise to MMESKSFDSAPKDPLQEERDHLEYVLAQIRKQLKRDGTRLLETDEDEDADEALTADEIADATVEELARERFRKLRMATREPYFGRLDFLAVGDARIDQMYIGKRGVDDPDTAERMILDWRAPAASLFYSFTGQGDEAVYEAPEGPIHGCVYLKRNIVVRDGELQRVVDSYVHGQDSSATTDEFLLYRLAENKDSRLRDIVSTIQAEQNDIIRADRNLAVIIQGVAGSGKTTVALHRLAYLLYQHQERMSPDRMAIFAPNAMFVDYISEVLPELGVGGIQQTTFADWALRTLDYEVGLCDPSHRLRDWFGLKVAGARRAEYRDVEAKGTLACRDALEAFLKEFEKTCIPEADFSPFAGHTLSSRDIVAWFRDEYGHYPLYQRRSRVLARVKRWMEIALKESTSGLDKKAQKRAATAKYRAYENLWPDFTPLALYRTFLESQPGFDAASIHPPKKRGARCEVQTEDLAPMLYIHWRLHGVDPRDRFDHVVIDEAQDFSPFQIALLRNYCPSGSMTILGDLSQSIHTYQGITSWDAFMSQFPERQVAYYQLDVSYRSTFEIIEFANEIIRPFRQFREAKPVFRSGEDVVVEQVEWRARLDQAVDKLCALYREASTVALLTRTEEDAHVYHHACLEAGLDAHLIDAQQSEYHGGISVVPIYLAKGLEFDSVLLVDVDDQHYDTSSLSAKLLYVGCTRALHRLHVHYTDAISPLIPRSDVDERSALRDDIDRRGDA